In the genome of Aspergillus luchuensis IFO 4308 DNA, chromosome 2, nearly complete sequence, one region contains:
- the ctpA gene encoding Cu(2+)-transporting P-type ATPase CCC2 (BUSCO:EOG092609YT;~COG:P;~EggNog:ENOG410PG9C;~InterPro:IPR018303,IPR023298,IPR023299,IPR036163, IPR036412,IPR001757,IPR017969,IPR006121,IPR006122, IPR027256,IPR008250,IPR023214;~PFAM:PF00403,PF00702,PF00122;~TransMembrane:8 (i381-403o415-435i456-480o486-505i670-691o711-733i1055-1078o1084-1106i);~go_component: GO:0016021 - integral component of membrane [Evidence IEA];~go_function: GO:0000166 - nucleotide binding [Evidence IEA];~go_function: GO:0005507 - copper ion binding [Evidence IEA];~go_function: GO:0019829 - ATPase-coupled cation transmembrane transporter activity [Evidence IEA];~go_function: GO:0046872 - metal ion binding [Evidence IEA];~go_process: GO:0006812 - cation transport [Evidence IEA];~go_process: GO:0030001 - metal ion transport [Evidence IEA]), which produces MAASSSALLSAGTDGAPSDRSAAHMATTTVNVEGMTCGACTSAVEGAFKGVEGAGEVTVSLMMGRAVVHHDPTLLPAEKVAEIIEDCGFDATIVSTDSASTPADGSRGARDKVFQLSTTTLAVEGMTCGACTSAVEGGLKDTPGVHSVNVSLLSERAVVEHDPSLVTPDQVAEIIEDRGFGAKVLETSTEESAVRTSEDLSGSASGLMVTKVSIDGMTCGACTSSIQNAFSGVDGVVQFNISLLAERAIITHDPTTLTTKQIVSIIDDAGFDTTVLSSEAQAPTSKGLGRVTLSLHGLRDAASASALEDTLHQNPGISSASVNMANSQITLSYESSKIGIRSIVEAIEKAGYNALLSQSDDTNAQLESLAKTKEVREWKRSFLFSASFAVPVFLINMLLPMYLPALDFGRVRLCSGLYLGDVACLLLTIPVQFGIGKRFYVASYKSLKHRSPTMDVLVMLGTSAAFFYSVFTMVVSLLSVNDIRPSTVFDTSTMLITFITLGRWLENRAKGQTSAALSRLMSLAPSMTTIYDDPIAAEKLAEEWGNSNEKPQEHTSSATEERAGPGHKIIPTELIELGDVVLLHPGDKVPADGVVIRGESYVDESMITGEALPIHKAKGDVVIAGTVNGTSSMDFKVTRAGKDTQLSQIVKLVQDAQTSRAPIQRMADVVAGYFVPAIISLGLVTFFGWMFMSHILPHPPKIFLSENNGGKFMVCLKLCISVIVFACPCALGLSTPTAVMVGTGVGAQQGILVKGGAVLEAATQINHVVFDKTGTLTTGKMSVAEAKIEPHWSTNDWRRRLWWLIVGLAEMSSEHPIGRAIFSAAQSESGHPGDGLPGSLGDLEACVGKGISALVEPTSSAERIRYRVLVGNLAFLRLRDVPVPESAEPDDSDITPKSKVPAGITQIHVAIDGQYAGSILLRDTVKVTAPAAVAALHRMGITTSLITGDAYATAISIASAVGIPTEAVHASVSPSDKQSIVASMQDSGDRVAMVGDGINDSPALATASVGIALASGTDVAVEAADIVLMRPDDLLSVPASLSLSRSVFNRIKLNLMWACLYNVIGLPFAMGLFLPFGFMLPPMAAGAAMALSSVSVVVSSLLLKFWSRPGWMDAEKLQKEIDSSDGSFNASKKSWWGATLSVTGSSAHRRSSSSSWVREFVSDTWSAVTGRKRRGSNANEGLYVPLQTVEPPV; this is translated from the coding sequence ATGGcggcctcatcctccgctcTGTTAAGCGCCGGCACCGATGGCGCTCCTTCCGACCGATCAGCAGCCCATATGGCGACCACAACAGTCAACGTCGAGGGAATGACATGCGGCGCTTGCACTTCCGCCGTCGAAGGCGCCTTcaagggggtggagggtgcTGGCGAAGTGACCGTCAGCTTGATGATGGGCCGCGCTGTAGTCCATCATGACCCAACCCTGCTTCCTGCGGAGAAAGTCGCCGAAATTATTGAGGACTGCGGCTTTGATGCAACGATCGTCTCTACGGATAGTGCGTCTACGCCGGCGGATGGTTCCCGCGGGGCCAGGGATAAAGTGTTTCAGCTGTCAACCACGACGTTGGCCGTCGAGGGCATGACATGCGGTGCTTGCACCTCCGCGGTGGAGGGAGGATTGAAGGATACACCTGGTGTGCATTCAGTCAATGTTTCTCTGCTTTCCGAACGAGCTGTCGTGGAGCATGATCCATCTCTCGTTACGCCCGACCAGGTTGCGGAGATTATCGAGGACCGTGGGTTTGGCGCAAAGGTGTTGGAAACCTCGACGGAGGAGAGCGCAGTCCGCACCTCGGAGGATTTGTCGGGCTCTGCGTCGGGGTTGATGGTCACGAAGGTGTCTATAGATGGTATGACGTGTGGTGCTTGTACGTCGAGTATACAGAATGCCTTCAGCGGGGTGGACGGTGTAGTGCAATTCAACATTAGCTTGCTAGCCGAGCGTGCGATTATCACTCACGACCCTACGACCCTTACCACGAAACAAATTGTCAGCATAATCGACGATGCCGGTTTCGACACTACCGTCCTTTCATCGGAAGCACAGGCGCCTACATCCAAAGGCCTCGGCCGTGTCACTCTCAGCCTCCACGGCTTGCGCGACGCTgcctcggcctcggccttgGAAGACACACTACATCAGAACCCCGGAATCTCGTCAGCATCTGTAAATATGGCCAACTCTCAAATCACATTGTCATACGAGTCCTCCAAAATTGGTATTCGTTCGATCGTCGAAGCGATCGAAAAGGCCGGATACAATGCCCTCCTGTCCCAGTCCGATGATACCAATGCGCAGCTGGAATCGCTGGCCAAAACCAAGGAGGTTCGGGAATGGAAGCGCTCATTCCTATTCTCTGCTTCGTTTGCAGTCCCCGTGTTCCTGATCAATATGCTACTGCCGATGTATCTCCCGGCCCTCGATTTCGGCCGTGTTAGGCTATGCTCCGGTCTCTACCTTGGTGATGTTGCCTGTCTTCTGCTCACTATTCCGGTGCAATTTGGCATTGGAAAACGGTTCTACGTAGCCAGTTACAAATCCTTGAAACATCGCTCACCAACCATGGACGTTCTCGTTATGCTTGGTACCTCTGCGGCGTTCTTCTACAGTGTGTTTACCATGGTTGTTTCTTTGCTTTCGGTGAACGATATTCGCCCAAGTACAGTCTTCGACACAAGCACGATGCTTATAACCTTTATTACTCTCGGAAGATGGCTGGAGAATCGGGCCAAGGGCCAAACCTCTGCCGCTCTCTCCCGGCTCATGTCCCTTGCACCGTCAATGACTACTATTTACGATGACCCGATAGCGGCGGAGAAGCTCGCCGAGGAATGGGGAAATTCTAACGAAAAGCCCCAGGAGCACACATCCTCAGCCACCGAGGAGCGCGCAGGGCCAGGGCACAAGATAATCCCAACGGAGCTCATCGAGCTAGGGGATGTTGTGCTCCTTCACCCTGGTGACAAAGTACCGGCTGATGGCGTTGTCATTCGCGGTGAAAGCTATGTCGATGAGAGTATGATTACTGGTGAAGCTTTGCCTATACACAAGGCCAAGGGCGATGTTGTCATTGCTGGCACAGTCAACGGCACTAGCTCCATGGACTTCAAGGTTACTCGAGCTGGCAAGGACACTCAGCTCAGCCAGATTGTCAAGTTGGTTCAAGATGCTCAAACTAGCCGGGCTCCGATCCAACGGATGGCCGATGTTGTTGCGGGCTATTTCGTCCCAGCTATCATCAGTCTTGGTCTGGTGACATTCTTTGGCTGGATGTTCATGAGCCATATCCTACCTCACCCGCCCAAGATCTTCTTGTCTGAAAATAACGGAGGCAAGTTCATGGTCTGTCTCAAGCTTTGCATCTCGGTCATTGTCTTTGCCTGCCCATGTGCTCTCGGTCTCAGCACACCTACAGCTGTCATGGTCGGCACTGGAGTGGGTGCGCAGCAGGGTATCCTTGTCAAGGGCGGTGCTGTTCTCGAAGCTGCTACCCAGATCAATCACGTCGTGTTCGATAAGACCGGAACATTGACCACCGGCAAAATGAGTGTTGCTGAAGCTAAAATCGAGCCACATTGGTCAACTAACGACTGGCGCCGCCGACTGTGGTGGTTGATAGTCGGTCTTGCAGAAATGAGCAGCGAACACCCCATCGGCAGggccatcttctccgccgctcAATCTGAATCCGGTCATCCAGGAGATGGCCTGCCCGGCAGCTTGGGTGACCTCGAAGCTTGCGTCGGTAAGGGAATTTCCGCCTTAGTCGAGCCGACATCCAGTGCAGAGCGCATCCGGTACCGTGTCCTGGTTGGAAACCTTGCTTTCCTGCGATTAAGGGACGTCCCCGTCCCTGAATCAGCGGAACCAGACGACTCCGACATCACCCCCAAGTCCAAGGTTCCTGCCGGTATCACCCAAATCCACGTTGCCATCGATGGCCAATACGCAGGGTCCATCTTGCTCCGAGACACCGTGAAGGTGACTGCACCAGCAGCCGTCGCCGCCCTCCACCGTATGGGAATCACAACCTCCCTTATCACCGGTGATGCCTACGCCACCGCCATCTCAATCGCCTCTGCAGTGGGAATCCCAACAGAGGCAGTCCACGCCTCTGTCTCCCCCTCCGACAAACAATCCATCGTCGCCTCGATGCAAGACTCCGGCGACCGCGTCGCCATGGTCGGTGACGGCATCAACGACTCTCCCGCCCTGGCCACCGCATCCGTAGGTATCGCCCTCGCCTCGGGCACCGACGTTGCCGTCGAAGCAGCAGACATCGTCCTCATGCGACCCGACGACCTCCTCTCCGTACCCGCaagcctctccctctcccgcTCAGTCTTCAACCGCATCAAACTCAACCTCATGTGGGCCTGCCTCTACAACGTCATCGGTCTCCCCTTCGCAATgggtctcttcctcccattcgGATTCATGCTACCCCCGATGGCCGCCGGCGCCGCAATGGCTTTATCCAGCGTCTCCGTCGTCGTGAGCAGCCTGCTCCTCAAATTCTGGAGCAGACCAGGCTGGATGGACGCCGAAAAGCTACAAAAGGAAATCGACTCATCCGATGGCAGCTTCAATGCCTCCAAGAAGAGCTGGTGGGGAGCCACGCTATCAGTGACCGGATCCAGTGCCCACAGacgctcatcctcgtcctcctggGTCCGGGAATTCGTCTCTGATACCTGGTCAGCCGTGACGGgtaggaagaggagaggctCGAATGCTAATGAGGGACTCTATGTTCCTCTTCAGACGGTGGAGCCGCCAGTTTGA
- the ADE2 gene encoding phosphoribosylaminoimidazole carboxylase ADE2 (BUSCO:EOG09261D4D;~COG:F;~EggNog:ENOG410PH6H;~InterPro:IPR033747,IPR011761,IPR016185,IPR035893, IPR000031,IPR005875,IPR003135,IPR016301,IPR013815, IPR011054,IPR040686;~PFAM:PF02786,PF02222,PF00731,PF17769;~go_function: GO:0004638 - phosphoribosylaminoimidazole carboxylase activity [Evidence IEA];~go_function: GO:0005524 - ATP binding [Evidence IEA];~go_function: GO:0046872 - metal ion binding [Evidence IEA];~go_process: GO:0006189 - 'de novo' IMP biosynthetic process [Evidence IEA]), with amino-acid sequence MWNSRKVGILGGGQLGRMLVESANRLNIQCNVLDAENSPAKQISSHDDHVTGSFKEREAVRELAKSCDVVTAEIEHVDTYALEEIASQVRIEPSWQAIRTIQNKYNQKEHLRKYGIPMAEHRELAENTPEALAKVGEELGYPLMLKSKTMAYDGRGNFHVRGAHDIPEALEFLKGRPLYAEKWAYFKMELAVMVVKTKDEVLSYPTVETVQEDSICKLVYAPARNVSDAINRKAQELARKAVSAFEGKGVFGVEMFLLEDDSLLLCEIASRIHNSGHYTIEGCPMSQFEAHIRAILDLPIPPQSLQIRQPSIMLNIIGGSAPDTHLKAAEAALSIPNASIHLYSKGAAKPGRKMGHVTVTAPTMHEAESHIQPLIDVVDDIRSQRSDVRSKPQKSGVSKPAPSVAVIMGSDSDLKTLVPGLKLLRDYFGVEPDVEITSAHRTPTYMAEYSANAAARGIKVIIAAAGGAAHLPGMSAAHTALPVIGVPVKGSSLDGVDSLYSIVQMPRGVPVATVGINNSINAALLAARILGAFDPAIQRKVEAYAESARAENMELKGTKLRELGWEKYFEQM; translated from the exons ATGTGGAACTCCCGCAAGGTGGGAATCCTCGGTGGAGGCCAATTGGGCCGTATGCTGGTCGAATCGGCCAACCGCCTCAACATCCAGTGCAACGTTCTTGATGCGGAGAACTCCCCGGCTAAGCAGATTAGCTCCCACGATGACCATGTCACCGGCTCCTTCAAGGAGCGCGAAGCCGTCCGTGAACTGGCCAAGTCCTGCGACGTCGTGACTGCTGAGATTGAGCACGTCGATACCTATGCCCTGGAGGAGATCGCCTCGCAGGTCCGCATCGAGCCCAGTTGGCAGGCTATCCGCACCATCCAGAACAAGTACAACCAGAAGGAACACCTCCGCAAATATGGCATCCCCATGGCTGAGCACCGCGAGCTCGCTGAGAATACCCCCGAGGCATTGGCCAAGGTTGGCGAGGAGCTTGGCTACCCCTTGATGCTGAAGTCGAAGACCATGGCCTACGATGGACGTG GAAACTTCCACGTGCGCGGTGCACACGATATCCCCGAAGCCCTCGAGTTCCTCAAGGGCCGTCCTCTGTATGCCGAGAAATGGGCCTACTTCAAGATG GAACTCGCTGTCATGGTCGTGAAGACCAAGGACGAAGTCCTCTCCTATCCCACCGTTGAAACCGTGCAAGAAGACTCCATCTGCAAGCTCGTCTACGCCCCCGCCCGCAACGTCTCCGACGCCATCAACCGCAAAGCGCAAGAACTGGCGCGGAAAGCCGTCTCCGCGTTCGAAGGCAAGGGTGTCTTCGGCGTGGAGATGTTCCTCCTGGAAGACGACAGCCTTCTCTTGTGTGAGATCGCCAGCCGTATCCACAACTCGGGCCACTACACCATCGAAGGCTGCCCCATGTCTCAATTCGAAGCCCACATCCGCGCCATCCTCGACCTCCCCATTCCCCCTCAGAGTCTCCAAATCCGCCAACCCTCCATCATGCTGAACATCATCGGCGGCTCCGCCCCGGACACTCACCTCAAGGCCGCCGAAGCggccctctccatccccaacgcCAGCATCCACCTCTACAGCAAGGGCGCCGCCAAACCCGGCCGCAAGATGGGTCACGTCACCGTCACCGCCCCGACCATGCACGAAGCCGAATCTCACATCCAGCCTCTCATCGACGTTGTCGACGACATCCGCTCCCAGCGCAGCGACGTCCGCTCCAAGCCCCAGAAGTCCGGCGTCTCGAAGCCTGCCCCCTCCGTCGCCGTCATCATGGGCTCCGACAGTGACCTCAAGACTCTGGTGCCCGGTCTCAAGCTCCTGCGCGACTACTTCGGCGTTGAGCCCGACGTGGAAATCACCTCCGCTCATCGGACCCCCACCTACATGGCCGAGTACTCTGCCAATGCCGCCGCCCGTGGCATCAAGGTCATCATTGCTGCCGCAGGAGGTGCCGCTCACCTCCCCGGTATGTCGGCCGCTCATACCGCGCTGCCGGTGATCGGTGTCCCGGTTAAGGGTAGCTCGTTGGATGGAGTCGATAGTCTGTACAGCATTGTGCAGATGCCTAGGG GTGTCCCCGTCGCCACCGTCGgcatcaacaacagcatcaatgcTGCCCTCCTGGCCGCTCGTATCCTCGGTGCTTTCGACCCGGCTATCCAGCGCAAGGTTGAGGCGTATGCGGAGAGTGCACGCGCTGAGAACATGGAGCTGAAGGGTACTAAGCTGCGCGAGCTTGGTTGGGAAAAGTACTTTGAGCAAATGTAA
- a CDS encoding uncharacterized protein (COG:S;~EggNog:ENOG410PQDV;~InterPro:IPR015267;~go_component: GO:0030289 - protein phosphatase 4 complex [Evidence IEA];~go_function: GO:0019888 - protein phosphatase regulator activity [Evidence IEA]), protein MSLDEESLETVANGGTMDYEKWPSMVEPLLERLEYIIYNVFPMPRIPPHLQQQSANPTDPTTTPSTTLQTSTQPEPSSQQSTTTERIPDSQPQSSQGSSLPEPLQHHLNSIKSTLRSLFASKPPHTIQRLAELIVRPTAHYRTLPAYLRAVDRVVCVTSSAEIFPLHSTHHGAAPQPNGAIINGADTGLLFPDHTLGSDESLGGALLTPIPWLSNDPSSPEHEGESGALMGDTGFTTQVVESTGAEQGHQQLGSVTTTETATVVTSDTNGNEGTSEAPSAETLEDIPHARGPSVVGVEDLGLQDGRGVEMDLSTGGEEAPGLQAAGQETSQPQPQPQEQEQGQGQQQQEQQQTTEQDGEEGGAKPTADGDGDISLDDVKAPEETASVSETADKEQQQQQQQQQQQA, encoded by the exons ATGTCGCTGG ACGAAGAAAGCCTCGAGACAGTCGCCAATGGCGGCACGATGGACTA TGAGAAATGGCCCAGCATGGTCGAACCCCTGCTTGAACGATTGGAATAT ATCATATACAACGTCTTCCCAATGCCGCGgatccctccccaccttcaACAGCAGTCTGCCAATCCCACCGACCCCACAACCACGCCATCTACAACCCTCCAAACCTCCACACAGCCCGAACCATCGTCGCAGCAATCCACCACAACTGAGCGTATCCCTGACTCCCAACCCCAGTCCTCGCAGGGCTCCTCTCTTCCCgaacccctccaacaccacctAAACTCCATCAAATCCACCTTGCGATCCCTCTTCGCCTCGAAACCACCACACACTATCCAACGTCTCGCAGAACTCATCGTTCGTCCTACGGCCCACTACCGCACTCTTCCCGCATATCTTCGCGCCGTCGACCGCGTCGTCTGCGTCACTAGCAGCGCGGAAatcttccctctccactCGACACACCATGGCGCCGCTCCCCAGCCCAACGGCGCGATCATCAACGGCGCCGATACCGGCCTCCTATTCCCGGACCATACACTCGGCAGCGATGAGTCTCTGGGTGGAGCACTTCTCACGCCGATCCCATGGTTGAGTAACGATCCTTCGTCGCCGGAACATGAGGGTGAAAGCGGTGCGCTTATGGGGGATACTGGGTTCACTACCCAGGTAGTGGAGAGCACTGGCGCTGAGCAAGGACATCAGCAGCTGGGGTCTGTTACTACTACGGAGACGGCGACTGTAGTGACGTCGGACACGAATGGAAATGAAGGCACGAGTGAAGCTCCGTCGGCTGAAACATTGGAGGATATTCCGCATGCCAGAGGTCCCTCTGTAGTCGGAGTGGAAGATCTAGGGTTACAGGATGGTAGGGGCGTGGAGATGGATCTCTCgactggaggggaggaggcgcCAGGACTGCAGGCTGCGGGACAGGAGACTTcccagccgcagccgcagccgcaggaGCAAGAGCAGGGACAaggacagcagcaacaagaacagcagcagactACTGAgcaggatggagaagaaggtggtgCTAAGCCGAcagcagatggagatggagatattTCTCTAGACGATGTCAAAGCACCGGAGGAGACCGCTTCAGTATCTGAGACGGCGGAtaaagagcagcagcagcagcagcagcaacagcaacagcaggcGTAG
- a CDS encoding uncharacterized protein (COG:S;~EggNog:ENOG410PIQQ;~InterPro:IPR027842,IPR017943;~PFAM:PF14613;~go_function: GO:0008289 - lipid binding [Evidence IEA]) translates to MSSKAVNHPMNTKQKEQDINQKLQLYGIYQAFKNGKLPSNKQCDVALNSALKSKALSSPSQELSGEGQTLVQDLRNVIEHAKKLMLSKNEGQLLQEFLWEAQTVSSGDTEKPGVPVTKDAAQQDGQEALEGLKTLGRLLITNGEFRKLLNDAMTLARDMAGDVSQKAANKLRPSEEQLSQIDEPAEENVWHEQPDFSKHKETFKSRFKRNKDEGKQEVAGTAAQAATGGQEPSSVSDVDARAGLAAGAGRAQDKISENVPEEAKGRTREYKDRTKSYLSEKVPQERRDQTIWRLKKMVIEIQGHSDYQQAIRTLLSMAEKYGSHGRNLSQQGAGSVQGFRSGDKIQRMEANLRTLIERFANHTSLDNLFDSLDNIYRDADRDPELKGWFRNMDTFIRKTLTEQGYIMDDDCNRQWDQLTDHGRYLLRERYRDHTDRILDELKFLGDQFNQDPQNKAFGDAMQKLFDDLGRDNSGNMAFKKHLVKDIRDVILPEVLENVRYVPVPRIEVSDPAADVVVENLVIESDNLMPNVVEFGSDNYFRWGRKKISSKRDNKIMISVSGIQADLRDVSYYINKKQGFPAITDTGIMDIFLGGEGFGFKIAASTAQKEDRQNFIKLDKVTVKIDSLNVKLKKSKHKTLFTVFKPLLFRVVRPTLEKVLEQQIRDAFAKGDAFAYEIHSEAKKAQEASSQDPANAPNIYSRYLDAFRARNEDKKRKAQEIAKRDTKVQTATTLHDSLFPEIKLPGGISTKATEYKELAMKGERWESPIFSIGSASESSDIPKAGDISRKRESPAEKGGVSGVTNGGATNGRVTNVNQTNGGVTNGTTAITQNEKVTNGGAQPMDGRVTNGKHAISGTNGHTNGHTNGHSKTYDHAAASQKFSDEVNQAFSDGNVGGGTRTTVPGVETAFNPQTA, encoded by the exons ATGTCGTCCAAAGCAGTCAATCATCCGATGAACACCAAGCAGAAGGAACAG GATATCAACCAGAAGCTGCAGCTTTATGGAATCTATCAAG CCTTCAAGAATGGCAAGCTTCCATCG AACAAACAATGCGACGTTGCCTTGAACAGTGCTCTCAAATCTAAGGCTCTCTCGTCACCGTCCCAGGAGCTGTCTGGTGAAGGCCAGACCCTCGTCCAGGATCTCCGCAACGTTATCGAACATGCCAAGAAACTTATGCTGAGCAAGAATGAGGGTCAGCTCTTGCAGGAGTTCCTGTGGGAAGCACAGACTGTCTCCTCCGGGGATACAGAGAAGCCAGGTGTGCCTGTGACGAAGGATGCGGCCCAGCAAGACGGTCAGGAAGCCCTGGAGGGTCTCAAGACCCTTGGACGGCTCCTGATCACGAACGGAGAATTCCGAAAGCTAT TAAACGATGCTATGACGCTGGCACGTGATATGGCTGGCGACGTCTCCCAGAAAGCCGCAAACAAGCTGAGGCCATCAGAGGAACAACTTTCCCAGATTGATGAGCCAGCTGAAGAGAATGTGTGGCACGAGCAGCCTGATTTCTCCAAGCACAAGGAAACATTCAAGTCTCGCTTTAAGAGAAACAAGGAC GAGGGTAAGCAGGAAGTCGCTGGTACTGCAGCTCAGGCTGCCACCGGTGGCCAAGAACCTTCATCCGTCTCTGATGTAGACGCGCGCGCTGGTCTTGCTGCAGGTGCAGGTAGAGCCCAGGATAAGATTTCGGAGAATGTCCCTGAAGAGGCAAAGGGCCGTACTCGTGAATACAAGGACAGAACCAAGAGCTATTTGTCAGAAAAGGTGCCCCAAGAGCGACGGGATCAGACTATTTGGCgcttgaagaagatggtcatTGAGATCCAAGGCCATTCTGATT ACCAACAGGCAATCCGAACCCTTCTTTCGATGGCTGAAAAGTATGGTTCCCACGGACGGAACTTGTCCCAGCAGGGTGCTGGTTCAGTCCAGGGCTTCCGAAGCGGCGATAAGATCCAGCGAATGGAGGCCAATCTTCGG ACATTGATTGAACGTTTTGCCAACCACACGTCCCTGGACAATCTATTTGACTCACTGGACAACATCTACCGAGATGCAGACAGGGACCCTGAGCTGAAAGGATGGTTCCGAAACATGGACACCTTCATCCG GAAAACCCTAACCGAGCAAGGCTATAttatggatgatgattgcAATCGCCAGTGGGACCAACTCACTGACCATGGCCGTTACCTCCTGCGTGAGCGCTACAGGGATCATACCGATCGTATTCTTGATGAGCTTAAGTTCCTTGGCGATCAGTTCAACCAAGACCCTCAGAACAAGGCATTTGGGGATGCGATGCAGAAGCTCTTCGATGACCTTGGTCGCGACAACAGCGGCAACATGGCCTTCAAGAAGCATCTCGTCAAGGACATTAGGGATGTTATCCTACCTGAAGTTCTCGAAAATGTCCGCTATGTCCCCGTTCCTCGTATCGAAGTGTCTGATCCCGCGGCCGATGTC GTTGTGGAAAACCTCGTCATTGAGAGCGATAACTTGATGCCGAACGTCGTGGAATTTGGCAGCGACAACTACTTTCGGTGGGGACGCAAGAAGATCAGCAGCAAGAGGGACAACAAG ATTATGATTTCGGTGTCCGGAATTCAAGCCGATCTCCGAG ATGTGAGCTACTATATCAACAAGAAGCAGGGATTCCCTGCTATCACAGACACGGGTATCATGGACATCTTCTTGGGTGGCGAAGGCTTTGGATTCAAGATTGCAGCCTCCACTGCCCAGAAGGAAGACCGGCAGAACTTCATCAAATTGGATAAGGTGACTGTTAAGATTGACTCCCTCAACGtcaagttgaagaagtcaaagCACAAGACCCTATTCACGGTCTTCAAGCCATTGTTATTCCGGGTCGTCCGCCCAACCCTGGAAAAGGTACTCGAGCAGCAGATCCGGGACGCTTTCGCCAAGGGAGATGCGTTTGCCTACGAAATCCACAGTGAGGCAAAGAAGGCACAGGAGGCTAGTAGCCAGGATCCCGCAAATGCGCCCAACATCTACTCCCGCTATCTTGATGCTTTCCGTGCCAGAAATGAGGACAAGAAGCGGAAGGCGCAAGAGATTGCTAAACGAGACACTAAGGTGCAGACAGCTACAACTCTGCATGattccctcttccccgagATCAAGCTTCCTGGCGGCATCAGTACCAAGGCCACTGAGTACAAGGAACTTGCGATGAAGGGTGAACGCTGGGAATCTCCCATCTTCAGCATCGGCAGCGCCTCGGAATCTTCTGATATTCCTAAGGCGGGTGACATTTCTCGCAAACGGGAATCACCTGCCGAAAAGGGCGGTGTTAGTGGAGTCACCAATGGAGGCGCCACAAACGGCAGAGTCACGAATGTTAACCAGACCAATGGGGGTGTCACCAATGGGACTACCGCTATCACCCAGAATGAGAAAGTGACCAACGGAGGTGCGCAGCCTATGGATGGTCGAGTGACCAATGGCAAACACGCTATTTCCGGGACCAATGGACATACTAATGGACATACCAATGGTCACTCCAAGACATATGACCATGCGGCCGCATCCCAGAAATTCTCCGATGAAGTCAACCAAGCGTTCAGTGACGGAAACGTTGGCGGTGGTACTCGCACCACGGTTCCAGGCGTCGAAACGGCCTTCAACCCTCAAACTGCTTAG